The region GCGGTTCAGTGAAGGGGGCAGTAAAAACTCTAACTGCTCTGCTAACTCTTACAGCAACTTTGTTTCCTTACCTACCCGGGATAGGAGCAGAAACGGGCTGGAAGAGGTTTGATAGAAGCTCCACCTACTTTAAACCATTCGTTACAGTAGAAAACCCGAAAGATAAGCTCGTAGTGTTCATTACACCATCCGGCAAGGTTTACAAGGGAAGGTGTAGGAAGAGAAAGGCAAAGAACAGATGTAGGGTGTTTCCGGGGAAAAGGTTTTACTCGCCCGATGAGGCAATCTACTACCTTGTAGTCAGAATCAACCCGCCGAACCCGCCGGAGGTCTTAGAAAGCGGCGTAATAGGGGAGTATTAGTGGTATCCAAGGTAAAGAGCTTTTCTACCTACGGAGTAGACGCAATAGAGATTACGGTTGAGGTCGACTCCTCCAAAGGGCTGCCGGGAATAATAATCGTTGGCCTCCCCGATTCCGCCGTAAAAGAGAGTAAAGAGAGGGTTCGCTCTGCAATAACCAACAGCGGGTTCAGGTTCCCTGGAAAGAAGTTCACCGTAAACTTGGCACCTGCAGGCGTGAGGAAAGAAGGAACGAACCTCGACCTTCCAATAGCTTTAGGGATACTTGCCTCTCTTGGGGTTGTTAAAGGTGAAAAGCTCAACAGCTACCTTATAGCAGGGGAGCTCGGCCTTTCGGGGGAGCTTCACCCGGTTAGGGGAACGCTATCGGCGGCCGTTTTGGCAAAGGAGAAGGGGTTAAAAGGAGTTATAGTCCCTCCGGAGAACGCATCGGAAGCGGCCCTCATAGAAGGGATAGAGGCGATACCGGTAAAAAGCCTAAAAGAGGCAGTGGAGTTTTTAAACGGAGAGCTTCACTCCCCTCCAGTTAAACACTCTCCACCCGAATACACCGCAAACTACGGCGTAGACATGGCAGAAGTGGTGGGCCAGCTTCAGGCAAAAAGGGCCCTTGAGATAGCCGCAGCAGGCAAACACAACGTTTACATGGTGGGCCCGCCGGGCTCGGGCAAGACCATGCTTGCAAGGCGGCTCCCCACAATAATGCCCCAGATGAGCCAAGAAGAAATAATAGAAACGAGCAAAATCTACTCGGTTGCCGGCCTTATCCACCAGGTTCCCGTTGTGCAAAGGCCGTTTCGCTCACCCCACAGCAGTGCATCTGAGGCCTCCATAATAGGAGGGGGAAGTTCAGTAAAGCCCGGAGAGGTAAGCCTTGCCCACAACGGCGTTCTTTTCTTAGACGAGCTTCCCGAGTTTAAAAAGAGTGTAATAGAGGCCCTCAGGCAGCCCCTTGAAGACCGTATAGTAACCGTGTCCCGAGCTTCCGGCTCCTTCACCTTCCCTGCAGACTTCCTCCTTGTAGCGGCAAGCAACCCGTGTCCGTGCGGGTACTACGGTTTTAGCGACGGCGTCCACTACTGCAAATGCACTCCTCTCCAGGTAAAGCGCTACAGGTCTAAGGTTTCCGGCCCTATAATGGATAGGATAGACCTCCAGGTAACCGTTCCCGCCGTTAAGCCCGAAGAGTTCAAAGGAGATAAAGGAGAAAGCTCTGCTAAAATAAAAGAAAGAGTTTTAAAAGCCCGAGAGATACAGAAAAAGCGGTTTAAGGGCTCAAAAATCTCGTTCAACGGCCAGATGGGAAGAAAAGAAGTTAAAAAGTTCTGCAAGCTTACACCGGAAGCCGAAGAGCTCCTTAACCATGCAGTTTCAACCTTAGGCCTTTCAGCCAGAGCCTACAACAGAGTTTTAAAGGTTTCCAGAACAATCGCGGACTTAGAGGGTTCGGATAAAATCCTTCCTCACCATGTTGCCGAAGCTCTGAGTTATAGGGAATGAGGAGGTAAATATGAAGGCAAACAACCTACAGACTGTAGCCGAGGAAAAATTTAGAGAGTGGCTGGATAAAATGAACTATCCCTACCTCTATATAGAACAAAGCATAAACACCTTCTCCAAGTTCTTTAAAGGAACCTCTAAACGCCCAGACTTCCTCATTATTGTAAAAAACTTCGGCATCATCGCTGTAGATGTTAAAGAGAAAAAACCTTACGGAGCTAAACTTTCATTTACACTTGATGAAAAAAACGAGGTGGAAAAATACATTGAATTTGAAAGGTTAACACGACTACCGGTTTGGTTTGTATTCTGCGCAAAGGGGAATTATGATACTTGGTACTGGATTCCCTTATCAAGGGTCCTCTCGTGTAAGCAAGAAACAAATAACAGTGACGGTAGCAAGTTCAGAGTCATAGAACACAGTGACTGCATCATCATACAACCTAACAAAAATGACGGCATCTCAAGACTAATAGAATAACAAACGGAGCTCCTCAAAGCTGTCGGCGGGGTAGCGCTCAAGGAGAGCCGCAGTAATAACTATCGCCAGCATTGCCTCGCCGACAACGGCGGCTGCCGGAACCGCACACACATCCGAGCGCTCAACGGAGGCCTCAAAAGGCTCCTTGGTTTTTATATCTACGCTCCTTAACGGCTTGTAAAGGGTGGGTATCGGCTTCATAGCAGCCTTTACAACTATCGGCTCACCGTTTGTTATACCTCCCTCTATACCACCGGCGTTGTTGGTAAGCCTGTAAAAGCCCCTCTCTTGGCTGTAGAAAATCTCGTCGTGAACCTTTGAGCCCGGAAGGCGTGCCGCCTCAAAGCCCAAACCTATCTCAACACCCTTAATCGCCTGGATAGACATTATAGCCTGGGCAATTCTGCCGTCTAAACGCTTATCCCACTGGGTATGGCTCCCGAGCCCCACAGGAACGCCGGTAGCAAAAACAACGAAAACTCCGCCGAGGCTCTCTCCCTTGGCTTTGGCCCCATCTATCTCCCTTTTGAACGTCTCTTCAACTTCCGGGTCTGAAACCGGAATTCTGACCTGGGAGTTTTCCGCGTTTTCAAAGAGTTCTTTGAAGCTCTTACCCTCTATTGCCTCCATCGGCACCTGAGCAGAGCCTATAGATAGAACGAAACTTCCCACCTCTATGCCGAGCCTACGAAGTAGGTCTTTACACAGGGCCCCTGCTGCTACCCTTCCGGCGGTTTCACGGGCAGAGGAGCGCTCCAGAACGTTCCTCACATCATCGAAACCGTACTTTAAAACGCCGGGGAGGTCTGCATGGCCGGGTCTCGGGCGGGTAACCTTTTTCTCGGGAGGGAGCTGCCCCGGCTCGGGTCTCATAACCTCTTCCCAGTTCTTGTAGTCCCTGTTCCACACGGCCATGAGAATGGGAGAGCCCAAAGTCTTCCCGAGGCGAACGCCGCTTAAAAACTCAACCCGGTCTTTCTCTATCTTCATCCTGCCGCCGCGACCGTAACCCTTTTGACGGCGGGCCATCTCCCGATTAATGAAGTCGAAGTCTACGGGGAAGTTGGCGGGGAACCCCTCAAGGTAGGCGAAAATCCCCTTACCGTGGCTCTCTCCGGCCGTGTAGAACCTAAGCATCAAGCTCCTCCGGAAGTTTTGGCAAATTTTAGCCGTTTATTGTTGACAGTTCAAACCGTTTTGCCTATCTTTCCTATTGCCGTGCGCCCGTAGCTCAGCAGGATAGAGCGCGAGATTCCTAATCTCGAGGTCGCAGGTTCGAATCCTGCCGGGCGCACCACTTTCCGTCTTGACTTTTTTTTATTTTCCCCTACAATTTCCCCGCTAAACTTAGGGAAAGCTTAGGAGGTTTTATCATGCTCGGCGGACTCGACGCCCTCATGAAGGCTGTTCAGGAGAAATACATCAGGAAAGACATACCCGAGTTCAGGGTCGGAGACACCGTAAGGGTTTACGTTAAAGTTAAGGAAGGGGATAAGGAAAGGATTCAGGCGTTTGAAGGCGTTGTCATCAGGAAAAGGGGCGGCGGAACAGACGCCACCTTCACCGTAAGGAAGGTATCCTACGGTATCGGAATAGAGAGGACCTTCCCCCTTCACTCCCCGGTTGTTGACAAAATAGAGGTTCTCAAGCGCGGTATCGTAAGAAGGGCAAGGCTCTACTACCTCAGGGAGCGTAAAGGTAAAGCTGCCCGCATTAAAGAGAGAAAGGAGTGGATGACCAAGAAATAATCTCCATAGAGAAGAGCCTGTGGTCTAAGGGCTACAGGTTCGTTGCCGGAGTTGACGAGGCGGGGAGGGGCCCGCTGGCAGGTCCGGTTGTGGCGGCCGCGGTGGTTTTCTCCCCCCACGTTAAACCTTTCCTGTTCAGGGACTCAAAAAAATTAACAAAACGGGAGAGGGAAAGGTTATTTAGGGAAATCCTCAAGAGCGCATACGCCGTAGGTGTAGGTTTTGCAGATTCTACCGAAATCGATGAGTTAAACATCTACAGGGCCACCCTGCTCGCAGCGGAAAGGGCCATAGAGGAGCTCCCTTTGAAACCCGACTACCTGATAACCGACTACTTGAAGATTCCGAAGTTTGCAGGCAGGCTCATCGCGATACCGAAGGGCGACGAGAGGAGCTTCTCCTGCGCCTGCGCAAGCGTTGTGGCAAAGGTGGTTAGGGATTTCATAATGGAGGAGCTTCACACCCTCTTCCCCAACTACGGTTTCAACAAACACAAAGGCTACCCCACAAAGACCCACTACGGCGCCGTTAGGAGCTTCGGACTATCGCCGGTTCACAGGAGGAGCTTTGGGAAGCTCTCACAGGAGAGGGAAAACGGGGGAAATAGCGGCTTCCCTGCATCTACAGAGGAAAGGCTACTCTATTATCGAGAGAAACTACAGGTGCTCCTGCGGAGAGCTGGACTTAGTGGCCTACCACAAGGAGAGTAAAACCCTCGTATTCGTAGAGGTCAAGTCGAGGAAGCGGGGAGGCCCGGTAAACCCGGAAGAGGCGCTAACGAAAGCCCAGGCAAACCGTATAAAGCGGTGTGCAGAGGCCTTCCTGGCCGAAACTTCCGTCAGCTACGCCGAAGTCAGGTTCGACCTAATAGCCGTTGAACTCTCGGCAGACGGAACTCCTTTAAACACCGTTCACATCGAGGACGCCTTTTAAAAAAAGCCAAGATTGATATAATCTGCCAGCCGTATATATTAAGGCTTAACCGTTTCGGGAGGTTCCGTTTTGGCAAGAGTCAGAGTTCACCAACTTGCAAAAGAGCTCGGTATGTCCTCAAAGGAGCTCATAGAGCGCCTGAAGGAAGAGCTTGATATACACGTTAAAAGCGCCTCCTCCGGACTCGACGAGCGTCAAGTTATGCTCATAAAAGAGTTTATAAAACCCGTTGAGGTTAAAAAAGAGGAGCCCAAGAAAGAAGAGGCCCCGAAGGCACAAGCTCCAGTCGAAAAGGCCCAAGCGGAGAAAGCAGAAGTTAAGGAAGCTCCCGCTCAGCCGCAGGCTCAGGCCCAACCGGAGAAGCCTGTAGCCGCCAAAGAGGCTCAACCAAAGCAGGAGAAAAGGGAAGAGCCCCAACAGCCTAAAGAACCTCAAAGGGAAGAGAGAAGGGAGGAGCGCAAGAAACGCTCCGACGTGAGGATCCTATCACCCGAAGAGCTTGCAAAGCGCAGGCGCAGAAGGCGCAAACCCATAAGGAGAGAAGAAGGCGAAAGAGGCGAAAGGAAAGAGGGCAGACCTTCTCGTGAGAGGAGGGAAAGGCCGAGAAGACCGGAAAGGAGAAGGCCTCAACAGGAGACAGTTACAAGGGA is a window of Thermovibrio ammonificans HB-1 DNA encoding:
- the aroC gene encoding chorismate synthase; the encoded protein is MLRFYTAGESHGKGIFAYLEGFPANFPVDFDFINREMARRQKGYGRGGRMKIEKDRVEFLSGVRLGKTLGSPILMAVWNRDYKNWEEVMRPEPGQLPPEKKVTRPRPGHADLPGVLKYGFDDVRNVLERSSARETAGRVAAGALCKDLLRRLGIEVGSFVLSIGSAQVPMEAIEGKSFKELFENAENSQVRIPVSDPEVEETFKREIDGAKAKGESLGGVFVVFATGVPVGLGSHTQWDKRLDGRIAQAIMSIQAIKGVEIGLGFEAARLPGSKVHDEIFYSQERGFYRLTNNAGGIEGGITNGEPIVVKAAMKPIPTLYKPLRSVDIKTKEPFEASVERSDVCAVPAAAVVGEAMLAIVITAALLERYPADSFEELRLLFY
- a CDS encoding ribonuclease HII, whose product is MDDQEIISIEKSLWSKGYRFVAGVDEAGRGPLAGPVVAAAVVFSPHVKPFLFRDSKKLTKRERERLFREILKSAYAVGVGFADSTEIDELNIYRATLLAAERAIEELPLKPDYLITDYLKIPKFAGRLIAIPKGDERSFSCACASVVAKVVRDFIMEELHTLFPNYGFNKHKGYPTKTHYGAVRSFGLSPVHRRSFGKLSQERENGGNSGFPASTEERLLYYREKLQVLLRRAGLSGLPQGE
- the rplS gene encoding 50S ribosomal protein L19, producing the protein MKAVQEKYIRKDIPEFRVGDTVRVYVKVKEGDKERIQAFEGVVIRKRGGGTDATFTVRKVSYGIGIERTFPLHSPVVDKIEVLKRGIVRRARLYYLRERKGKAARIKERKEWMTKK
- a CDS encoding YraN family protein produces the protein MHLQRKGYSIIERNYRCSCGELDLVAYHKESKTLVFVEVKSRKRGGPVNPEEALTKAQANRIKRCAEAFLAETSVSYAEVRFDLIAVELSADGTPLNTVHIEDAF
- a CDS encoding YifB family Mg chelatase-like AAA ATPase is translated as MVSKVKSFSTYGVDAIEITVEVDSSKGLPGIIIVGLPDSAVKESKERVRSAITNSGFRFPGKKFTVNLAPAGVRKEGTNLDLPIALGILASLGVVKGEKLNSYLIAGELGLSGELHPVRGTLSAAVLAKEKGLKGVIVPPENASEAALIEGIEAIPVKSLKEAVEFLNGELHSPPVKHSPPEYTANYGVDMAEVVGQLQAKRALEIAAAGKHNVYMVGPPGSGKTMLARRLPTIMPQMSQEEIIETSKIYSVAGLIHQVPVVQRPFRSPHSSASEASIIGGGSSVKPGEVSLAHNGVLFLDELPEFKKSVIEALRQPLEDRIVTVSRASGSFTFPADFLLVAASNPCPCGYYGFSDGVHYCKCTPLQVKRYRSKVSGPIMDRIDLQVTVPAVKPEEFKGDKGESSAKIKERVLKAREIQKKRFKGSKISFNGQMGRKEVKKFCKLTPEAEELLNHAVSTLGLSARAYNRVLKVSRTIADLEGSDKILPHHVAEALSYRE